Below is a genomic region from Lemur catta isolate mLemCat1 chromosome 15, mLemCat1.pri, whole genome shotgun sequence.
CGATTTATCTGGCTGGATCTTTGTTCTGGTTACCTGTGCACATGAAATAGTCTTTCTTCCTGTTCGTTTTGTGCTACAGGGTGCTAAAGGCATGAATCCAGAGCTGCCTGAATCTACGTTTCTATCTCAGCATTTAGCAGTGGGTTTTGAAGTACTGGTCATTTCAGGTGATGTTTTTGGGTGATATTTCAACATCATTTACAGCCGATCTTGCAGCCTAGCGGGCTTTGATAAAGGTGGATTAAGTGTGATGGacagatgaaaatggaaaaaaaaaaaagtaagaacaTTTTGGTTTATGGGAATCATGACAAGAGGGAAATGGGGTTTGGTCCTGTAGAAGCCTAAGCCATATTTAATATGAGAGCTGCTTTTGGATTCTATTTCTCAGTTAATAACAAACAAgatgaaaaggatgaaaaaataccTGCCTCACATCCCTACTCACATTGTTTTTGTCTCCTTCAGGTCAGAGAAGACTGAATGCAGGTAAACCAAGCCTTACTGAGAGTCTACCCACATCATTCAGCAAGACCCTATTATCTATGGGTTTAGGGAATGAGGAAAAGAGATAGATGAGATGGATGCTAAAATTACTGGAATCAGTAACTGTTGGTATTTCTTACACTGCAGTCCTTGGATCAGCTGCATCAGAATCCCATGAGAAGCTGgtcaaaaatacatatttctggcCCCTCACCCCAGACCTGAAGAATGAGAGGTTCTAGAGGTAGAGACATAGGATCTGTATTTCAGATGATATGGATGCTCCTTGAAGTGGGAGAGCCTCTGCTGTGGGCAAAGAAGAAGATTCCTCCCTTAGAACGTTTGCTAAAGCCTCCCTGAGAGTTAAGACGCTTACGCCAGCCCCACTTGCCCCTCCCGTTCGCCCTTCTCCCCTTCTGCAGGGAGAACCTTCCGAGAGCTTTACCTGGTCTGATGGGGCTCTGCATACAGTTTGGAGACGGGATGCCAGGGTGAATGGGTGCAGAGGCCCGGTTGCTGAGGTCCATGACCAAGGGGGCCGCGGAGGAAGCCGGCTGCAGCCCGGGAGGGTGAGGGCTGTGGTCGTGCTGAGACGGGCTCGGGGGAATGCCATTTTCTGACAAAAACTCCTCCAGGTCCATGTATTCCAACTGGAAAGTATCTCCGTCATAGGGAAGGGTTTTGTCCCATAAGGTGGGCCCCAAGAACGCCGACTGGGGGACCGTCGGGCTGTTACTCTCATCATCCAGcttcttttccttgtctttgtCTTTACTAAATGCTGCAGAAGAAGGGAAAGTGGgactttaataaaaaagaaagaaaagaaaaagcatctaTCTTTTACCACTTTTCCTGACCTGTTATACAACCATGTGTCCCCAACGCTAGGGTCCTTCTCTGGCTGCTATCTTTTATGGATCTAGAGTTAAAAGTTCAGGCAGCACATGGATCTCTGCCTGTTTTTCAACATCTTCCTATTTACTTTGGAAAGAAAGCACTAGTCCTTGGGACAGGGCTACAGGCTGATCtagaataaaaacaagagaaCAACAGTCGTGGTGCACTACTTGAGGCAATTAATAATTTAAACCTAAAGTGGGGAAAATAACACCTGTGATACAACTGCtgtgatttttaagaaaactgcCAATAACCAAGTCTATCTTCCAGGAAATTTATCATAGTAAGAATATAATAAGGTCATTCAGACTTACACAGCCAGTGAGTTGGGGGTCTTAACTTTGGTGATGCAGGGACTTTTCACCCTTCTTTAGTATCacgtattgagcacctactgtatgcctgGTTCTTTCCATATATTATCTCAAAAATGTCACCAAAAAAACTTGCAAAACAGCGATTATCTTCATTTACAATGAAGACGTGGAGGCTCTGAGGTTTTAAGGAACTTGACCAATGCCTCCCATtggcagagaagaaaaatgagaactttCTGAGTTCACATGTGTTTGCTTCGAAAGCTACTGGGGCACATGGATTTTTACaaaaggagtgaaaaaaaaatgttttcttcctcctcattccCAAACATTTGAGTATGATCCAATTTACAAAAGTTACACATTTAGGAAACCCATCAAGGCACAGGTATTGCAAAAGGTATTCTACATACCTATGATGGAAGTATGCAGCTATTTTCTACATGGAAATACTGCTCACCCGAGCAGGTCTTTAACAAGTGCTCTGGATTTTGCCAATTCTAATACTGAGGCGTGGGTGGAAACTGGGATTAGGGAATTTGCTTCTGAGTTTCATCTTCAGAGAAACACAGCCTCCACGACAACCCATTCTAACCCTCCACAGTCTCATCTGAGACTCTGACTTAGAACACCTCCGGATGCAAAAGCTCGCAGGCAGCCCCTACCTCCCAAGTGCTGCTCCTTAAAGGACAGTCAAGGGAGGGGAGAGATTGCTAACCGAACACCCCAACTCTTGCAACGCAACAGGTTGTCCCCTCCTAGGAAAGATGTGAGTACTCCCAAGGTATTTGTAGCCAAATAATCTTTCAAGACTTTACACTCTGAGTAGCATCTGCTACTGTGATGCCGAAGGCATGCAAACGCATCGGCCCAAATGACAAATCTGCGGCGGTACCCTCTGGGGTCGGCACCTCGGTCTCTCAACACCCTCCTCTCCCGCTGGGGCCAAGGTTGCCTTGGGAAGGTTTGGGACTTACCAAGAAAGGGCTCTAGCCAGAGGAGGCTCCTGCGCGGTTACACGTGAGCCCGCTCCGctctcccctcccaccaggaAAAGTGCCCGGGGAAAGTGTCAGCGCGGGAGGCGTGCACCGCTTCCCTCCGAGAGACCACTCCCCTCGCcgtccccaacccccaaccccgtTTTTGAATTACCCTGCACCGGGAGAAAACTGCCTCTCCGCTCAGACCTCGTGAGTTCCAAATTCTACCCAGAAGAAAAATCTATACCACAAGCCCGATGCCCAGGCTACGCGGGGAGACCCCCTCATTCGAGCCGCCCCCCGCCCACCATAGCACCAGGCCCCGGGGtttctcctccccagccccggaGGCGCTGCCCAGGCTCGGGCGGCTTCCCTCTGCTCGCGGTGCGCAGCCTTCCAGGGAACCATCCCGACCTGTCAAGTTCTACCTCCCACCCGCGCCGCAGGAGCGGGAcccggggaggctgggctgggcccccCCACGCTATTTTAAATGTTGCTTAGGAGGGGTCCCTCCCTTGcgttgaggaggaggaggaggaagggtgaTGGGTGAGCTCCTCAGTCGCAGCAGAGCCGGGCCAGGGCGCGGTGGGACAGGCACAGAGGGGGATGGATGCTCCAGCGGGCGTGCCCGGCCGAGGAGGGGGACCCCGGGAGCGTCGCCCCTTCCCAGCGCGGGGCcgcgggaggggaggggcggggcggccgcGGCAGCGCTCACCGTCTTCGTGGTGAAGGGGGAGCTTCAGCGGGTTCTCCAGCAGGGACCTGAGCACGCCGTAGGGAGGCGGGATAAAGGTGGGGTTCAGGGGGAGCGGTCGGGACATTTTCTCCATCGCGATGTACTcaattatttttcctccaaaaacaaaaacaaaaaatcaaccGCCCCCCCCAAAATGTTGCTGAGCTTTTCCTGCGTCCTTTGCCAAAAGTACTCGCTTGCAAAGCGGTGGagacaagggaagaaaaaaattacttatagCCTTATAAATACatctacataaaaatatgtatttaaaaaaaaaaaagaactttcggGTTTCCAGTACAGACGGTCCCAGGAGAGCGCGCCAAGTGCCCGCGGGTTCCCCGGCGACGCGCAGGATGCTCTCACCTGCCTCGAACCCCTCGTCTTGCAAAATGttcaaaattgcaaaaaaaaaaaaaaaaaaaaaaaaagaaaggaaaaaaaaatgtcgaCGGCTGCAGAAGGGCAGAGGCACCGCGCCGACCCTGGCGCCCAGCGCCAGCACCCGCGGCGGCGCGCCGTcccgccccaccccccgccccgcgccggcgGCCGCTGCTCCCCCGCGCTCGGCGGCCCCGCAGCGCCCGGCTCAGCGCATCCGGCCGCCCATGTGCCGCGGCCCTGACAAGAGTGACGTCAGGGCCCGCACCGCGCGCCCATAGGCGTGCGGGGGCGGGGCCACGAGCGACCCCGCCCTCCCGGCCCGCCCGCCCCGGCGTCGCGTGTTTAGCGTCGCCGCGCGCACCGGTTTTCCGGGACCTTGCCCTGTCGAAGGGCTACGAAGGTGCAGGTGCCAGATTCCCTGGGCCATCGTCCTGGGCTTAGAAACTATCTTCTGGTCAGGGAGGAATGAGGATTTTATGTCAATAGTTTCCAACCTGGGAATAACTCggggagtttaaaaaaaatctcgaTGCCCAGGTCGCAGCCCAGATCAATTACATCAGAACCTATGCAGGCGTGAGTcgtttttaaagctccccaggtggttGCAAAGAGCATCCAAGTTTGAGATGACCGGTTTAGACCGACTTGAAGGTAAATAAATACTCTTCTAAACATTCTCGTGGTCCAAGCCAAGCTTCGAGCCTTCTTCCTTGCCCTGCTCCCACAACCACCAAAAAATGACTGTTTCCCCGAGGTCCGAATGGGATGCAGaaagcagaggggagaggggagctgtTCCCGCGCTGCCAGGGGTCGACATTTGCCTGAAACGGAAAGAGGCGGGACAGAGACACACACGCTGATTGGGATTTTAGGAATATTTACTCTAGGTGAGTCTAGGGGACCGTGCTTGGGTCAATTTACAAGGTCTGCAcggtaattaaaataatttttgtaaagtaTTCCCTACGGGATTTTTGGCGTTCATTGCTGTCCCAGCAGCTGCAGCGCCTCGCTCTGCCACTTTGACCCCGCGGCGCTCGTGGTCCCCCAAGAGCTGCGTGCGCCCCCCCGCCCAGGTGTGGGGTGGAACTGCCTTCccgagtggggtgggggggggcgctGGCAGGCTCTTCGCCGCTCCGACCCATCGCCCCAGACTAGGGTGGGTGAATCTGGGGAAGGGTCTGCAAGAACGACCTTATTTCAGTGAGACCTAAAGGCTTTTGTGGCCCTAGGCTGAGTCCCTGGGGTGGGATGTGGCGGAGTCTGGTGGAGTTTACTTCCCTGGAGCATCCCCAGGACAGGGATGTGAGAGAAGGCTCCCGAAGCCCAGGAGATCAGGAGGGCTGCCAAGGGGCGCAGGGGCCCTGGCAGGGTCACTCTGGCAAATGTCTTCCCGCCCTGCGCTGCCCGGTCCTCATCAAAGGACGTCTGATCTAGCGATCGCCACATTCTTCCTCACTCTAAAATTGTGACAAAAGGGTAAGGCAACATTCTAAGTGAGATGATGTTGCAATGTTTCAGACTTCAGCCAAATTCCAGAATGTTAATGCCACGTGAATTATTTGAACACCACTGTATGCCAGCGACTATTCTGGGACTGatgaaaaaagatgaataagacataatTCTAACCCTCAAGAACTCATAGTTTAGCGGCtgacatataaacaaaaattataaaatagagcaaaaataaatagttGGAGGTGACATGGTCACTTGTATCAGAGGAGGAATCCAAAGACGTTATCCAAGCTGGGCTTGGAGCTAATGGTCTTTCATGAGCTGTTCAAATCCCTCAATTCTATTACATTGTTTTTCATAAAAGAAGGGACCCTATCTCCACCATCCTTTTGGAGAGGGAGAAGCTATCTCTTTGACTTGATTTCCCCACATCCCTGCAGACCATAAACAGAGAGCTGAGAGCATCCTCTCAGTCTGGTTAGAAATAGATTACAAATTCCAGGTGCATGAAAAGATGCATACCCAGGCTTTGCAAAGCAGTCCATTAACATTATTCAGCACACCCCAAATGCTCCACCTGCTCGTGGTTGTCCACACTTCCCCACTTCCCCATGTTTCCAGATGTGAAACTCTTATCAGTTCAGGTAATCTGGTTTCCCAGAGTAATCATCTTACCACTCGAGAGAGCCTAACACCGTGGCTGGGAAATTACATTTCTCATTGCAAATGGATAAACTGGCATCCTTGTTGATCAGCCAATCTCTTGGGGATTGGGTTCATATAATTCAGTCCCCCTGCACCCAAATCAACACTGGACATGGACCAGATTGAGGACCAGCCCATTAGACCATGGTGACTCCGTCTCCCTTCTCTCCAGCTCAGCCTTCTCTCTAACTTCCAATGTATTTGGTACAGTcttgaaattataataataatgatcattaACTAGTCCTCAAGCTAGACACATTCCTTAAGAAGATAAATGAAATGGGCACATCCTTTCTACTCAGGCTATGTGGCTATttgtaaatcttattttttttgtttttcattaaactatgaatctctctccctcaccccctccctccctccctctctctctctcaccttctctcttccccagaAGCAATAGTGGATGGCTGCCcaggtgagagggaggagggaggtagAAGAAACCAAAGCTTCTATTGGTTGGATAGTAAGACCTCTATTCCATGGGATAATTCTCAAGTGGACGTATCTCTGCAAATGAGCACAAACCCTAACCTGCACGTATGCCGAGAGATAACAGCCCCGCACAAATGCTTAGCACTTGTCCATTTACAGAGAGCTTTCACAAGGGTCATATAACTTAGTTCTGACAATTCCACAAGGAAAGCAACAATTCTGGTTGTCTATTGCTGCAAAACAAATCACTCcaaaacctagtggcttaaaataaccattttattatttctcatcatTCTGCAATCTGGGCTAGCCTCAGTTAGGATGCTGGGATGACTGGCCTTCTCTTTGTCTCCACGTGATATCAAGTCCTCTCCCATTTTGACATGGCCTCCTTACACCATAGATTAGTTTGACATGTCCTATAAtttcatgtaagtgaaatcatactcTCTTGTGTGTAGCTTCTTTCACTCTTcacaatatttttcatattcacCTATATTGCATagaattcattccttttcattagTGAGTAATATTCCATCTATGAATATACAAATGTTTATCTGTCCTtctattggtggacatttgggttgtttccagttttcagttattatgaataacattTCCATGAACATTCTTATCCAAGTCCTTTTGTGAACCCATGTTTTCATTGTTcttgaataaacaaataggagtagaattgctgaatcatagaATACGTGTAGGTtttactttataagaaactgttcAACAGCTTTCTGAAGTAGCTGAATTATCCTACATTTCCAGCCACAGTCTATGTATGAGTTCTGgctcctcaccaacatttggggGTGTCAAGTGTTTAAAATTtgagccattctagtgggtggaTAGTAacacctcattgtagttttaatttgaattttcctggTGACGAATGATGGTAACTactttttcatgtacttattggtaatttgtatatcttcctgTTCAAGTccctttcctatttttaaatcaggttgtttatctttttattattaaattttaggagttttttaatgtattttggatACATATTCTTTGTAAGATATATGTGTTGTGAATACTGTCTCCCAATCTGTGACTTGCCTATTAGTTTTCTAAACAGTATCTTTCCATGAGCAGAAATTTAtagttttgatgaagttcaaCTTACCAATTTGTTTCGAGTAACTATTGCTTGCTGTGGACTAGGAAACCTTTGACTGCTCCTAAGTCCTGGAGATATCCTCTTATACTTTCCTTTAAAGCTTTTATAGTTTAAACTTTTCCATTTTGGTCTATGACCcctttcatattaatttttatgtatactgTGAGGTAAGGGTTGAGGTTTTTTCCCATCCCCCCCTTCATGGAGATACTGAATTGTTCTAGGAACAATTGTTGGAAAGGCTTTTCTTCCCCTCACATTGTTTTGATGTATTTGCTGAAAATTATTGGTGTATTTGTAGGTGACCAAACTTTTTACCCCAGGGGAAAATGGGTGTTTTACCTCTAAGGACAGAATAGTGCAATTTCTCAGTTTCCTGAACTCTGATTCACATCAGACAACAGAACGAAGTTCATGAAAGTTAATGGCTAAAATGAATGCTTCACTTTCAATGGCTCATTCAGCTTGTTGACAAGACTTTCTACAAAGTTGTCCCGCATTAACTTAGATAAGACGCTAAAAGCAGAGGCAATGTCTGATTTGCTTTGTTTGTATATGAGCAAACAGTCAAGCCTACTGGATACTTTTGGTTACAACCAGTAATGTCTCAAGTGCTCCTGTTTTAACCTGCATGTgcttaaaaaataagtcaaagcTAAACCCTTTTGTGGAGAAatccaaacaaataaatactagGTAAAGAGCACTTGACAAGTCACTGGAAAACCCTCAGCTGGTCCTTTGATGGGGAAGGGATAGCAGAGGCTCTGGAGGTTTGGAACTGTCCTAAAAATAGGAATGACCATAGAAGAAATGTTTCTCAGAATTAACTTCTTAAAAGATGCCAGCTCAGCCCTACTCTGCTCTGAAGCTCGGAAATCAGCCTTTTGCCCAGCCAGTTGTTGCCACCTGTCCTGTCATTTTAGGAGTTTTAATAGTGAGGTGAGGGAGGGACGTCTTTTTTGCAGCCTGGTGGGGGGCAGATGTGAGGCAGCCATCTTGGCACTGACCCTGCAGGTCTGCAGAGAGATCCGTGCAGTGTAAACAGTGTCTATGTTTCAGATTCCCAGTGGGTGTAAAACCTTGCTGAGCACACAATGCCTGCCACTGTACCCTACTtgggcctgggagcctggggtGGATGGAGGTGAGCACTGTGGTTATGAAGGGCTTTATATTCCAGCGAGCCAAACCTCTAGATGAACCTGTTTATCTTGTTGCCAGAAAGGGCACTTTATCCAGGGAATTAATTCAGAAGTGAAAGGCATCACGTGGGAGTTCAGCTAGATACACCTAACCCAGGcttgttcttttctcttcttcctgaaaCCTCTAACTCAGCTAAagcacagaaaagcaaaatatgtttaattaaCTTGACTACCGGAGACCCTCAAATCTATTCACTTGGTGCAGGAATGTGCAaacccaaaacaataaaacatttgatGGGAATGTTAAGCTCTCCTCCAGAGGATGACTCATGTAAAAGAGCATCACTAGGCTTCCCTACCCCTTCTCGAAGCCCTGTATTGCTCCAGGAAATCTGAGCAGGAAAGACTTAGGCAGATATGTAGGTATAAGAGGTCCTAAATCaggcacatgtgtgtatgtgtgtttaaaatcAGATGATGGTAGGATTTATATATGCGTGGTaggaaggaagatgaagaaaatcacatggaagaaaaagaaagaaacgaagaatatatgtggcaaaaaaaaagaaggaaaaaatcagTGCTGTGTGTTGCAGTAGAATGAACACAGGGTTTGGGGCCAGACATGCCTTGGTACCTGCTACTACTACAATTACTGTAAACACCAACAACAACATGAAGAAGTGGAAGAAGGCATATTTATGGTGGGTTTAACTGTGTTCTGCAGAGCATTAAACCTTTTTTTACATATTATCTTGTTTATTACTTGCAACAGTGGTATAGGGTATGtaccattatccccattttacagatgaggacagtgaggcccagagaagttcgTGACTTGCCATGATCCCATGGCCAATTAATACATGGAGAAGCTATGAGTTGAAAACGGCTCTGCTTGGCTGAGATGCTTGTGGTCTTAACCTCCATCCAGTAAATGAATAACAAACATCCATTCAATAAACTCACTGGGTTTCCAACCGGTTCCAATTCTGCTGTGTCCTGTGACCTTGGATAACCTCTCTGATCTCAGTTTTCTTTGTGTCAAATGTAAACTAACGCCTATGTTTCCCAGCTTGCAGCCTCCGCCAGGAGGATTGAATGAGAGAACTCACGTGGAGGTGCTTGGTAAATTATGAAAGGCTAAACAAATGTGAGGGCTTGTTATTTGGGGCATTTTTGCATTTCCTGGTTTCTCTGCTCTTTTGCAGAGATGCTCCCACTTACGAATCTGCAAAActgtttatttagctcatgataTTAGAGGCTACTTTCCATCCAAACACatgtccttttttgttttctccctcccACCAGGGGCAGCCACATACTAGTGCAAACGATctccaaaaaaaccccacaagtttaaagtttaataaaaaatcaaatacagcAGATTCCAAACAGCCATTCAGCCAAAGTAGGGAAGGGATGGCCGTTTCCTGTATCTTCCTAAGGCGTGAAGGAGTAGAAGTTTTGGAGTTaactaagatttaaaaattatttcaagtctAGTAAATACAGCTGAAGGTAGAGCTAGTTGAGCTATAGAGGCAGGAAATCACCTTGACTCAGAATCTAGTCTTTAATTTGTTCAGCATCCAGTGTTGGTCAGGCTTAGCAAAATTGACTTGCATCAACCACATTCTAAATTAtagtttccagaaaaataaaatgaaatataatttccaAGCTGCATGTTAGGTTCTTTTAGGTGCATGGAAAATATAAGGCCAGATACCTTCAGGTAATCAGAGTTTATCATTAGGCTAAACAGGAGGAAGGGAAGACCACGAAACTGTGCtgaatgtatgtatacatgcCTTCAGGGACCAACTACTTCCGTGACCAATGCATCCTGCAGACTTGGGGAGAACTGGAATAATGACCTATCATCATGCAGGGATTCAAGACCAACTTCCCTCCATTTATTGTGTCTTACTTCCAATACAAAGGTTCTGATTAATAGACATTGTCACCACCTTCAATGAAGTTCCTGCATGGGGTGGAGTTTCACGTGAGCCATCTCATAAGTGATTGGTCAACGTTATGCCAATAAACGGGTGTCTTTGTTGGGATATTGGTAATTGGTTCAATTACTAGAGGCCAAGGCAGCTGGTTTAACTCAGACCCTTCCTTGCACATACCGTGTGCGGCAAGATTAGCCTGGCAGGGCTTTCCTTTAGAGAGGAGCCCTTTCTAAGGAGCATGCCAGGTACGTTGAACTTCAAGCAATACTTAAAACTTTATGTCAGCTGGACAATGTGTTCCCTGCCCTGTAGGGACACTCTCCATGGGAGCTTTCTTGCTGAGCATGGAACCAGACCAAAGGAAGTGAGTTGCATGACCTTAATGACATCAGGCAGTGCCAGCAAGGTGCACATAGCCTTGCTGAGTACTTCTTTCCAATGGAGTAAATGTGTGGATGTGAACATTTTTCCATCACAGGAACTCAGAGCTAGAGTGAGAAAAGCAGAAGGAAGCATCCTGAAGGGTCTTGCTTGGCCTGCCACGGTTTTAGATCTTACACATCAATAGACACGTTCTACGGttactttcttcttcctcattaTGTCTCGAAGGCATCACATCTGCTGATCTTTGCACAGCGCTGGAGGCAGCATTCCTAACTCTTTGGACTCTGCTTTTACTAGGTTCCAAGCACACCATTCCCCATCTGTTAATGCAGTTTAGTTGTCAGGCAGGGAACATTAAGATTGATGAGCTTTCAGCAGGTCTGTTTTCCTGAGACGACAAGCTAGTCCTCTTCTCCTCAATGCACACAACACTGATGGAGGGCTCTTCTGGGGCAGGTGCTGCGTTGGGCACTGAGGATTAAAGCAAAGAGGAGAAGTATGGGCACAAAACCCTTGCAGTCAGGTAGGGAGATAGCAACTTAACCAAATACCTGTCTCTGTGTGGTATGTACAATTGATAGATGAGGAAAAAGGGAGTATGAATGGGGATGTGATGAACTCTGTCTGGGGGCCTCAGGGCCTCCAGGAAGGTTTTGTAGATAGAATAGGAATAGgtcagggaggggaggcagagaatGGGAGAGGAAAGCAGTACAACGTACCCAGGCAGGCAGAGAACAGTCCAAACTACAAGCTATTCAATCTTCTGGAATGCAAAGTTCACTAGAGGAAGAATAATACTGATGATTGTAACAGTAACAACTATTAGCAGAGCCCTGACCgggccaagcactgtgctaaattcTTTGCATGCATCATTGCAATCTATCTttccaacaaccctatgagacaAGTACTACTGTTTCTTACTGGTAAACATTCTTGGTTATGTCATAAATCAAAGTCAAATTGACTTAGGCAAATGGCAGAGTTTTGCAAGCCTTTTCAGTCTCTTCcttctttgtgttgttttcattCTGTCTCTGCAAACTCGTCTCCACCACACAGCAAGGCACATGACTTccaggagctcaggagtttcacaTGTTTGGCTTTCCTCCACTAAGGAGGGACTGATTCTCTTTGtca
It encodes:
- the HLF gene encoding hepatic leukemia factor isoform X3, translating into MEKMSRPLPLNPTFIPPPYGVLRSLLENPLKLPLHHEDAFSKDKDKEKKLDDESNSPTVPQSAFLGPTLWDKTLPYDGDTFQLEYMDLEEFLSENGIPPSPSQHDHSPHPPGLQPASSAAPLVMDLSNRASAPIHPGIPSPNCMQSPIRPGQLLPANRNTPSPIDPDTIQVPVGYEPDPADLALSSIPGQEMFDPRKRKFSEEELKPQPMIKKARKVFIPDDLKCCRKHFVPVSVCTCMKKTAVRCDPRSRVARSVVMHLNS
- the HLF gene encoding hepatic leukemia factor isoform X2; protein product: MEKMSRPLPLNPTFIPPPYGVLRSLLENPLKLPLHHEDAFSKDKDKEKKLDDESNSPTVPQSAFLGPTLWDKTLPYDGDTFQLEYMDLEEFLSENGIPPSPSQHDHSPHPPGLQPASSAAPLVMDLSNRASAPIHPGIPSPNCMQSPIRPGQLLPANRNTPSPIDPDTIQVPVGYEPDPADLALSSIPGQEMFDPRKRKFSEEELKPQPMIKKARKVFIPDDLKDDKYWARRRKNNMAAKRSRDARRLKENQIAIRASFLEKENSALRQEVADLRKELGKCKNILAKYEARHGPL
- the HLF gene encoding hepatic leukemia factor isoform X1, with product MEKMSRPLPLNPTFIPPPYGVLRSLLENPLKLPLHHEDAFSKDKDKEKKLDDESNSPTVPQSAFLGPTLWDKTLPYDGDTFQLEYMDLEEFLSENGIPPSPSQHDHSPHPPGLQPASSAAPLVMDLSNRASAPIHPGIPSPNCMQSPIRPGQLLPANRNTPSPIDPDTIQVPVGYEPDPADLALSSIPGQEMFDPRKRKFSEEELKPQPMIKKARKVFIPDDLKQDDKYWARRRKNNMAAKRSRDARRLKENQIAIRASFLEKENSALRQEVADLRKELGKCKNILAKYEARHGPL